From Chryseotalea sp. WA131a:
TGTTCTTTGTATTTTACCTGATGTTTGGTGTGGTGGAATCCAATCAATTGATTAGCTACCATCGCTCATTGATATATGGTGTGTTGGGGTCGCCTATTTTTTTGTTAGGGGTGATGGGCGTGTGGATTTTATACACACTAAAATATCTGCAACTTGTTCTCTCCGAACTTTCGGAGCAACAAAATCAATTTCTCATCAATTACTCCCGACTAACGAAAACGGAACAGTTTTGGCCGATGCTGTTTTCGGTAACATTAATTTACCTACCTGTATTGATTTACTCTGCCTTTATTGTGGGTGTTGGAATGGCCACCAAACAATTTTTACCAACCCTTGAAGTAATTGTCTTTCATGCTGGTATTCTAATCGCAAGTACATTGATAATAGTAAGAAGAATCAATGCACTTCATGAGCGAAAACAAGGGGCGGTTTTTCCCAAGTTGAAGTGGCCGTGGAAAAAGCCATTTCCTGTTTTTTACCTCAATCACCTTACCCATCAATTGCCGTTGGGGCTTTTGCTCACTAAAGCATTCTCCTTGTTTGCCATCATTGGTTTTATGCAAATCACCACCGACCAATACGAAAACCGAACTGCACTGATGGGTTTGCTCTTCGGACTGATGGCACACTCTGTCATTATTTTTGAATGGCGAAAATTGGAAGAACAGTATTTACAATTTGCAAAAGGATTGCCCATTTCGATTGCCCAACGGTTCTTCTATTTATGCGCAGCATACGCCATCCTTGTTTTGCCAGAGCTCGCCTTGTTGGCGGTCAACAAAATAACTCCTAGCGATTTAGTCATCATTTTTGTTTTTGCTGTTGGCTATTTAGTGTACCAGCATACCCGTTTATACCAGCATGCCTTGAATATGGATAAACACACCACGCACACCTTCGGGCTTTTCTTAATTTCATTTATGTTGGTATTGTTCAAGCTCTATTGGCTAGAGGCCGCGGCATTGCTTGCGTTTGGGTTTTATCAATTCAAAAAAGATTATTATGCTTCCGATGTGGTGACATAATGGAAATGGCAGAAAGCAAGCATGAGAGTGAACTGTGCATTGGGTAAAAGGTATTTGTTGGTCTGCAAGGCACATTCCTTTCAGCCGAATTTGACTATACAATTGACCAAAGGTATCGGGGACAATCTGTTTACGAAATTTATTCAGACAAAATCACTTACCGTGCTTTATCAGTTAACCTTAACTTGGGATATGGCTTTTGATTGCGATCGTGTCTTAATTGGTCGCTAGTTTGAGTAAATTAACGGAATCAAAAAATTTAGCGTAGCGTTGAGTTAGCTAATACCCGATTCGAAGGAGCTTACACTTTTTGTGACAATTTTTCCATTGAAATGAAGCATTGCCCGAAAGCGGACTGCCACCATCGACTAATGGGTCGATATTTTGGAAGCAATCCATTCGCCCAAAGCCCTCCCCTGCCTTCCTCCCACCTCAAAGGCTGGTCGGTAATGAATACCTCCATACATTCGGCTAATACCGGCTTCTGCTGCTGCTTGGTAAAAAGATGTAAACTTTCTGGCACCCATACCAAACTCAACTTCCGTTGAATCGGTAAACGTATAGTTGTCGCCAAACAATTTCGTCAACGCTACTGCTGCTGATGAGGAAATAACACTATGTCCGCTAGTATATTCAGGAAATGGAGGAGTTTGCAAAACAGGCACCCAGTCTTCACTAATGTACTGATTAATATAAGTTTCGGGACGTATCACCCGACTCCTATACTTCTCATCCCAGCAACTAATAAATCCATCTACTAATGATAGCGAAACTCTTGCGTATGCTTCAGCGGATTGAACCATGGTTGTCTTTGTTTGCTCACAAACAGCTCTTGTAATGTTGATCCAATGCCCACCGGGAGAAATCTTCTTGGTGGCAAACATGACATGACCTCTTACATTCATCGCAAATGGATTGCAATCCCAGAAGCTTGCAATGGCACGCTGCTCTTCGGTAATATTCTTTACCACCTCAAAAACCTCAAATGCTTCTTTATAAAACTGACTTGATTTCTGGATAGAAAACGTTGTCGGAGCAACCGGCTTAAATTGCGCTGCCGAGTCAATCACAAAAGGCCTTATTTTATTCCAATGGGGCTCTACCGCATCCATGTAAGCTGGGGGCGTTGGCTTCCAGGTGGCGGGGTTGTTTTCTATTGAATACTTTGGAAAACTGCGCGATTGCTTGTAATTGTCCTTTGATGACCACTCCAGGATGTGTGCAGCCACCTGATCACCATAGGCCACTGATCTATCAAAGACATCGTCAGGAATACCCGT
This genomic window contains:
- a CDS encoding vanadium-dependent haloperoxidase encodes the protein MKTVAIYSLGILVLVIGSCTSANNGEYKEKTKNPEFLHRSMKAITDRIVHDIFSPPVASRIYTYVSVAAYEAAIQQDSSYRTLAGQVNGLEDGPKPDRSLEYSFELASTQAMLKVGRTLIFSEADLDVFIEQIMKEYKATGIPDDVFDRSVAYGDQVAAHILEWSSKDNYKQSRSFPKYSIENNPATWKPTPPAYMDAVEPHWNKIRPFVIDSAAQFKPVAPTTFSIQKSSQFYKEAFEVFEVVKNITEEQRAIASFWDCNPFAMNVRGHVMFATKKISPGGHWINITRAVCEQTKTTMVQSAEAYARVSLSLVDGFISCWDEKYRSRVIRPETYINQYISEDWVPVLQTPPFPEYTSGHSVISSSAAVALTKLFGDNYTFTDSTEVEFGMGARKFTSFYQAAAEAGISRMYGGIHYRPAFEVGGRQGRALGEWIASKISTH